The following are encoded in a window of Sphaerisporangium siamense genomic DNA:
- a CDS encoding CatB-related O-acetyltransferase, with protein MPVPADPTVVHPMPEQPRVVLLKPLVTSPLIEVGEFSYYDDPDDPTAFETRNVLYHYGPEKLIIGKFCALGEGVRFIMNGANHRMDGPSTFPFPIMGGGWAGHFDLIAGLPGRGDTVVGNDVWFGYRSMVMPGVRIGHGAIVASGAVVVEDVPDYGIVGGNPARLIRRRHSDADIERLLALAWWDWPLELITEHLRTIMSGTVDELERAAAARM; from the coding sequence ATGCCCGTTCCTGCCGATCCGACCGTGGTGCACCCCATGCCCGAGCAGCCCCGAGTCGTGCTGCTCAAGCCGCTGGTCACCTCGCCGCTGATCGAGGTCGGCGAGTTCTCCTACTACGACGACCCCGATGATCCGACCGCCTTCGAGACCCGCAACGTGCTGTACCACTACGGGCCGGAAAAGCTGATCATCGGAAAGTTCTGCGCGCTCGGCGAGGGCGTGCGCTTCATCATGAACGGCGCCAACCACCGCATGGACGGACCCTCGACGTTCCCTTTCCCGATCATGGGCGGGGGCTGGGCCGGGCACTTCGACCTCATCGCCGGCCTGCCCGGACGGGGTGACACCGTGGTGGGCAACGACGTCTGGTTCGGCTACCGGTCCATGGTGATGCCCGGCGTCCGCATCGGCCACGGCGCGATCGTCGCCTCAGGCGCCGTGGTCGTCGAGGACGTGCCCGACTACGGCATCGTCGGCGGAAACCCGGCCCGGCTCATCCGCCGCCGCCACAGCGACGCCGACATCGAGCGCCTCCTGGCCCTGGCCTGGTGGGACTGGCCGCTGGAGCTCATCACCGAGCACCTCCGCACGATCATGTCCGGCACCGTCGACGAACTGGAGAGAGCGGCCGCCGCGCGGATGTGA
- a CDS encoding sensor histidine kinase, with translation MVRITAARAVAVVTAVASPFMVIAGLIIYIRLPGAWRPDVPANPDFAAGLTIPPVGAFLVFHRPRLIMAWLMCGGGFGAAMDQFFGMMTLRLAADGDLILAGYIRYLSLVGWFAAGFCLAVLLPLLSPDGRLPSRRWRAVVALGLLATGLELFRAFTRPAPINTRRPALVANPLAIEALRPYQELISQIAWIGIFGAVVLALLSLVVRFRRADPVTRRQIAWPLVALTGYVVFLLMGERAWFLAVLWAALIPVAIAFSVMRYRLYGIDTIVSRAVVAGGIIAVVSGIYFGAGGLAGLVVSGRHQIGGLVAALFAGAFFQPLRRTFQRLVDRAMYGRVGDPRLLADRLTQEVSSADPANALSSVVAVLRDGLAVQGAAVEVVGGRPAYVESGHVGDAPRRIPLVWHGETVGRLLLGPPGPRRFAAAHDERVIGTLAPYAADVAHAVRMAADLQRSRHQILSAREEERRRLRRDLHDGLGQTLSTMAMTINMARSSLRKSPDSADTLLRDLRTGMDAVSGDIRQLVYGLRPPALDDLGLAGAVRALAAEGPPPTLVETFGDLATLPAAVEVAAYRIVQEALTNVRRHARAAGAVITLDRAADVLRLRVRDDGAGLPDRLRAGVGLHSMRERAAELGGTCTTSPAPGGGTVVEAVLPL, from the coding sequence ATGGTCAGGATCACGGCGGCGCGCGCGGTGGCCGTCGTCACGGCGGTGGCGTCCCCTTTCATGGTCATCGCCGGGCTGATCATCTACATCAGGCTCCCGGGGGCATGGCGGCCCGACGTCCCGGCCAACCCCGACTTCGCCGCCGGGCTCACGATCCCCCCGGTCGGCGCGTTCCTCGTCTTCCACCGGCCCCGGCTGATCATGGCGTGGCTGATGTGCGGCGGCGGGTTCGGCGCGGCGATGGACCAGTTCTTCGGCATGATGACCCTCCGCCTGGCCGCCGACGGCGACCTGATACTCGCCGGGTACATCCGCTACCTCTCCCTCGTCGGATGGTTCGCGGCCGGTTTCTGCCTGGCGGTCCTGCTGCCGCTCCTCTCCCCCGACGGACGGCTGCCCTCACGCCGCTGGCGGGCGGTCGTGGCCCTCGGCCTCCTCGCCACCGGCCTGGAGTTGTTCCGCGCGTTCACCAGGCCCGCGCCGATCAACACCCGGCGACCGGCCCTGGTGGCCAACCCCCTCGCCATCGAGGCGCTGCGGCCATACCAGGAACTGATCAGCCAGATCGCCTGGATCGGCATCTTCGGCGCGGTCGTGCTGGCGCTGCTCTCGCTGGTCGTGCGCTTCCGGCGCGCCGACCCGGTCACCCGGCGTCAGATCGCCTGGCCCCTCGTCGCGCTCACCGGGTACGTGGTCTTCCTGCTGATGGGCGAGCGGGCCTGGTTCCTCGCCGTGCTGTGGGCCGCGCTCATACCCGTCGCGATCGCGTTCTCCGTGATGCGCTACCGCCTGTACGGCATCGACACGATCGTCAGCCGCGCCGTCGTCGCCGGTGGCATCATCGCCGTGGTCAGCGGCATCTACTTCGGGGCCGGCGGGCTCGCCGGGCTCGTGGTGTCCGGACGCCACCAGATCGGCGGGCTGGTCGCCGCCCTGTTCGCGGGCGCGTTCTTCCAGCCGCTGCGCCGGACCTTCCAGCGCCTCGTGGACCGGGCGATGTACGGCCGGGTCGGCGATCCGCGGCTGCTGGCCGACCGGCTCACCCAGGAGGTGAGCAGCGCCGACCCCGCCAACGCGCTGTCCTCGGTCGTCGCCGTCCTGCGCGACGGCCTCGCCGTCCAGGGCGCCGCGGTCGAGGTCGTGGGCGGCAGGCCCGCGTACGTCGAGAGCGGCCACGTCGGCGACGCGCCGCGGCGGATCCCGCTGGTCTGGCACGGCGAGACCGTCGGCCGCCTGCTGCTCGGGCCGCCGGGACCGCGCCGCTTCGCCGCCGCGCACGACGAACGGGTGATCGGCACGCTCGCCCCGTACGCCGCCGACGTGGCGCACGCCGTCCGCATGGCCGCCGACCTGCAACGCTCCCGCCACCAGATCCTCAGCGCCCGCGAGGAGGAGCGCCGCCGCCTGCGCCGCGACCTGCACGACGGGCTCGGGCAGACCCTGTCCACGATGGCGATGACGATCAACATGGCCCGCAGCAGCCTGAGGAAGTCCCCCGACTCGGCCGACACGCTTCTTCGGGACCTGCGCACCGGCATGGACGCGGTGTCCGGCGACATCCGCCAGCTCGTCTACGGCCTGCGCCCGCCCGCGCTCGACGACCTCGGCCTCGCCGGGGCCGTGCGCGCCCTGGCCGCGGAAGGGCCGCCCCCCACCCTCGTGGAGACCTTCGGCGACCTCGCCACCTTGCCCGCCGCCGTGGAGGTCGCCGCGTACCGCATCGTCCAGGAGGCCCTGACCAACGTGCGCCGGCACGCCCGCGCCGCGGGCGCCGTCATCACCTTGGACCGCGCCGCCGACGTCCTGCGCCTGCGCGTCCGCGACGACGGCGCCGGCCTCCCCGACCGTCTCCGCGCCGGAGTGGGCCTCCACTCCATGCGCGAACGCGCCGCCGAACTCGGCGGCACCTGCACCACCTCCCCCGCCCCCGGCGGCGGCACCGTCGTCGAAGCGGTCCTCCCCCTGTGA
- a CDS encoding TetR/AcrR family transcriptional regulator, with protein MTGTPHRRGADRTESIMRTTLELGQEIGYARLSIEAVAARAGASKQTIYRRWSSKGALLLDSLLSMNGPRLDYPDTGDIVADLRTQIHAAVDLLARPPFAPLFKALIGEAQHDPQVAAALNERFITPQADKTVTRLKTARDQGQLSPAFDLDLAMAILSGPLYFQLLITQEQLTHEYVDRILDALFAGMGPRPHTPTSHARPPSPSVPPA; from the coding sequence ATGACCGGCACACCCCATCGTCGCGGCGCCGACCGGACCGAATCCATCATGCGGACCACGCTGGAGCTCGGCCAGGAGATCGGCTACGCCAGACTGAGCATCGAAGCGGTCGCCGCCCGTGCGGGCGCCAGCAAGCAGACCATCTACCGCCGATGGTCGTCCAAGGGGGCCCTCCTTCTCGACTCGCTGTTGTCGATGAACGGGCCCCGCCTGGACTATCCCGACACCGGCGACATCGTCGCCGACCTGCGCACACAGATACACGCGGCCGTCGACCTGCTGGCCAGGCCCCCCTTCGCCCCCTTGTTCAAGGCCCTGATCGGCGAGGCCCAGCATGATCCCCAAGTCGCCGCCGCACTCAACGAGCGCTTCATCACCCCGCAGGCGGACAAGACCGTCACCCGACTGAAGACGGCCCGTGACCAGGGCCAACTCTCACCCGCTTTCGACCTCGACCTGGCGATGGCGATCCTGTCCGGCCCGCTGTACTTCCAACTCCTGATCACTCAGGAACAACTGACCCACGAGTACGTCGACCGAATCCTCGACGCGCTTTTCGCCGGTATGGGCCCCCGGCCACACACTCCGACATCCCATGCCAGGCCGCCAAGCCCGTCGGTGCCTCCTGCCTGA